Proteins encoded within one genomic window of Streptomyces taklimakanensis:
- a CDS encoding carbohydrate ABC transporter permease, translating to MAVETGQSVAPAAGGDARGRGRGTGEKSGKAPGPLRRALATHWYAWAMVAPVVTVIAVIIGYPLLRGVWLSLTNADESNVARTIGVNEIEATYEFTGLENYTEILTDGVFWDRLGWTVVWTVGCVSVTFLAGLVLAVMLNRKLRGRALYRIAIILPWGIPAFVSVFAWKMLFNEKNGILNKVLSGGGIDGVPWLGDPTWAKISVIAVNVWLGVPFMLVALLGALQAIPGELLEAAEVDGANAWQRFRNVTLPGIRSVSSTVVLLSTIWTFNMFPVIYLLTRGGPGDSTEILVTYAYRLSFLNSPRDFATSAAWGVLILLLLMAFAVVYRRSLRKQGEVW from the coding sequence ATGGCTGTCGAGACCGGCCAGTCGGTGGCACCGGCCGCGGGCGGAGACGCCCGCGGCCGCGGCCGCGGAACTGGCGAGAAGTCCGGAAAGGCTCCCGGACCGCTGCGCCGGGCCCTGGCCACCCACTGGTACGCCTGGGCCATGGTGGCCCCCGTGGTGACCGTGATCGCGGTGATCATCGGCTACCCGCTGCTACGGGGCGTCTGGCTGTCCCTCACGAACGCCGACGAGTCCAACGTGGCCCGCACCATCGGCGTCAACGAGATCGAGGCGACCTACGAGTTCACCGGTCTGGAGAACTACACGGAGATCCTCACCGACGGCGTCTTCTGGGACCGGCTGGGCTGGACGGTGGTGTGGACGGTCGGCTGTGTCTCCGTCACCTTCCTGGCCGGCCTGGTCCTGGCCGTCATGCTCAACCGGAAGCTGCGCGGCCGGGCCCTGTACCGCATCGCCATCATCCTGCCCTGGGGCATTCCCGCCTTCGTCTCCGTCTTCGCCTGGAAGATGCTCTTCAACGAGAAGAACGGCATCCTCAACAAGGTGCTCTCCGGCGGCGGCATCGACGGCGTCCCCTGGCTGGGCGACCCCACCTGGGCGAAGATCTCGGTCATCGCGGTGAACGTCTGGCTGGGCGTGCCCTTCATGCTCGTCGCCCTGCTGGGCGCGCTCCAGGCCATCCCCGGCGAGCTGCTGGAGGCCGCCGAGGTGGACGGGGCGAACGCCTGGCAGCGCTTCCGCAACGTCACCCTGCCCGGCATCCGCTCGGTCAGCAGCACCGTGGTCCTGCTGAGCACCATCTGGACGTTCAACATGTTCCCGGTGATCTACCTGCTCACCCGCGGCGGCCCCGGTGACTCCACCGAGATCCTGGTGACCTACGCCTACCGGCTGTCCTTCCTCAACAGCCCGCGCGACTTCGCCACCTCCGCGGCCTGGGGCGTGCTGATCCTGCTGCTCCTGATGGCCTTCGCGGTGGTCTACCGCCGTTCGCTCCGCAAGCAGGGAGAGGTGTGGTGA
- a CDS encoding extracellular solute-binding protein, with translation MRRGIGTTALVAAIALAAGACGGSDDGDGKKNAGGELSGTVEFWDTSGDAEKDFFKKVAEEFEKEHPGVEVKYVNVPFGEASNKFKNAAGGGAGAPDVMRTEVAWVADFASLGYLAPLDDTVAVDGKDDFLPQAWGSTQYEGKTYAVPQVIDTLALFYNKELLEKAGVEVPKSFEDIENSTGKFEKEGVTPFYLRGDDPYFVLPFLYGEGGDMLDADTKKITIDDEPGVRAFEVMKDLVDSEAAITDTTDGWENMQKAFKDGKVAMMLNGPWAIEDTLAGRQFKGREDNLGVAAVPAGSAGQGSPQGGHNYSVYAGSDNLDASYEFVKYMSSAEVQKRTTEELNLLPTRTSVYEEQTVKDNQMVQFFKPAVDKAVERPWIAQGNSLFEPLRVQLAEVLTGRTTPEDAAKKAGEEYAELLEGGDWK, from the coding sequence ATGCGGCGTGGCATAGGGACCACCGCACTGGTGGCCGCCATCGCGCTGGCGGCCGGCGCCTGCGGCGGCAGCGACGACGGCGACGGCAAGAAGAACGCCGGCGGCGAGCTGTCGGGCACCGTCGAGTTCTGGGACACCTCGGGCGACGCGGAGAAGGACTTCTTCAAGAAGGTCGCCGAGGAGTTCGAGAAGGAGCACCCCGGGGTCGAGGTCAAGTACGTCAACGTGCCCTTCGGCGAGGCGAGCAACAAGTTCAAGAACGCCGCCGGCGGCGGCGCCGGCGCCCCCGACGTGATGCGCACCGAGGTCGCCTGGGTCGCGGACTTCGCCAGCCTCGGCTACCTGGCCCCGCTGGACGACACCGTCGCCGTCGACGGCAAGGACGACTTCCTGCCGCAGGCCTGGGGCAGCACCCAGTACGAGGGCAAGACCTACGCCGTGCCGCAGGTGATCGACACCCTCGCGCTCTTCTACAACAAGGAGCTGCTGGAGAAGGCCGGCGTCGAGGTCCCGAAGTCCTTCGAGGACATCGAGAACTCCACCGGCAAGTTCGAGAAGGAGGGTGTCACCCCCTTCTACCTGCGCGGTGACGACCCCTACTTCGTCCTGCCCTTCCTCTACGGCGAGGGCGGCGACATGCTCGACGCCGACACCAAGAAGATCACCATCGACGACGAGCCCGGTGTGCGGGCGTTCGAGGTGATGAAGGACCTGGTGGACTCCGAGGCCGCGATCACCGACACGACCGACGGCTGGGAGAACATGCAGAAGGCCTTCAAGGACGGCAAGGTCGCGATGATGCTCAACGGCCCCTGGGCCATCGAGGACACCCTCGCGGGCAGGCAGTTCAAGGGCCGGGAGGACAACCTCGGTGTCGCCGCCGTCCCGGCCGGCAGCGCCGGCCAGGGCTCCCCGCAGGGCGGTCACAACTACTCCGTCTACGCCGGCTCCGACAACCTGGACGCCTCCTACGAGTTCGTGAAGTACATGAGCTCCGCCGAGGTCCAGAAGCGCACCACCGAGGAGCTGAACCTGCTGCCGACCCGCACCTCGGTCTACGAGGAGCAGACCGTCAAGGACAACCAGATGGTCCAGTTCTTCAAGCCCGCCGTGGACAAGGCCGTCGAGCGCCCCTGGATCGCCCAGGGCAACTCCCTCTTCGAGCCGCTCCGCGTCCAGTTGGCCGAGGTCCTCACCGGCAGGACCACGCCGGAGGACGCCGCGAAGAAGGCCGGCGAGGAGTACGCCGAGCTCCTCGAGGGCGGGGACTGGAAGTAA
- a CDS encoding extracellular solute-binding protein — MENRIQPGTPGSAGRGRRRRAVAAAAVCLSLSLTAGACGLTGDSGDGASTVSGTITWWDTSGEAENPHFAELVAAFEAEYPAIEVDHVGVPFDQARQKFLDAVESGRDVPDVLRADVGWTAGFAAEGHLADLTGTSALDGDISEDFLPSTTASVVREDGSVHGVPQVTDTLALLYNRRIFEEAGIARPPATWKELKDVALRIREETGAEGIVLNPDPFFSLPFLYGEESDLVDVDAQSITVANEASVRGVSTAADLVSSGAAPEPPREDAYAAMQNAFKEGEAAMMINGPWATSEIFTSPEFENRDNLGIAAVPAGSTGTAGSPTGGHNLVVAADSDDLEASYLFVRFMTDAEQQEKTALALGLLPTRTAAYTDKVLSDPVRNSFYLALTKAVARPSIPESGRLFTLLQPHYTAILRGEETPEEGLARTAEEWNEQLLPGYRVER, encoded by the coding sequence ATGGAAAACCGCATACAGCCCGGAACTCCCGGTTCGGCCGGACGGGGCCGGCGGCGCCGCGCGGTCGCGGCCGCCGCCGTCTGCCTCTCCCTGTCCCTCACGGCCGGCGCCTGCGGACTGACGGGGGACTCCGGTGACGGCGCCTCGACCGTCTCGGGCACGATCACCTGGTGGGACACCTCCGGCGAGGCGGAGAACCCCCACTTCGCCGAACTGGTCGCCGCCTTCGAGGCGGAGTACCCAGCCATCGAGGTCGACCACGTCGGCGTGCCCTTCGACCAGGCCCGACAGAAGTTCCTGGACGCGGTGGAGTCCGGGCGGGACGTGCCCGACGTGCTGCGCGCCGACGTCGGCTGGACCGCGGGGTTCGCCGCCGAAGGGCACCTGGCCGACCTGACCGGCACCTCCGCCCTGGACGGCGACATCTCCGAGGACTTCCTGCCGAGCACCACCGCGAGCGTGGTGCGGGAGGACGGCAGCGTCCACGGCGTCCCACAGGTGACCGACACCCTGGCCCTGCTCTACAACAGGCGGATCTTCGAGGAGGCCGGGATCGCGCGGCCCCCGGCCACCTGGAAGGAGCTCAAGGACGTCGCCTTGAGGATCAGGGAGGAGACGGGCGCGGAGGGCATCGTCCTCAACCCCGACCCGTTCTTCTCGCTGCCGTTCCTCTACGGCGAGGAGAGCGACCTGGTCGACGTCGACGCCCAGTCGATCACCGTCGCCAACGAGGCGTCGGTCCGCGGCGTGTCCACGGCCGCCGACCTGGTCTCCTCCGGTGCCGCTCCCGAGCCGCCGCGCGAGGACGCGTACGCCGCGATGCAGAACGCGTTCAAGGAGGGCGAGGCGGCCATGATGATCAACGGCCCCTGGGCGACCTCCGAGATCTTCACCTCCCCGGAGTTCGAGAACCGCGACAACCTGGGCATCGCCGCCGTCCCGGCCGGCTCCACCGGCACCGCCGGCTCGCCCACCGGCGGCCACAACCTGGTGGTCGCGGCGGACTCGGACGACCTGGAGGCGTCCTACCTCTTCGTCAGGTTCATGACGGACGCCGAGCAGCAGGAGAAGACCGCCCTGGCGCTCGGCCTGCTGCCGACCCGTACCGCCGCGTACACCGACAAGGTGCTCTCCGATCCGGTCCGCAACTCCTTCTACCTGGCGCTGACCAAGGCCGTGGCCCGGCCCTCCATCCCCGAGAGCGGCCGGTTGTTCACCCTGCTCCAGCCCCACTACACGGCCATCCTGCGCGGTGAGGAGACCCCCGAGGAGGGCCTGGCGCGCACCGCCGAGGAGTGGAACGAGCAGTTGCTGCCGGGCTACCGCGTCGAGCGCTGA
- a CDS encoding substrate-binding domain-containing protein, with product MTARLADIAAQAGVSEATVSRVLNGKPGVSPATRESVLAALDLLGYERPTRLRRRSAGLVGLITPELDNPIFPAFAQVIGEALTRQGYTPVLATQTPGGSTEDELTEMLVERGVAGIIFVSGLHADTSADTQRYEQLRGKGVPFVMINGFSPKVRAPFVSSDDRAAMRLAVTHLVSLGHERIGLALGPARFVPVQRKTEGFTASLQEQLGMTPEEAGAFVQHSLYTLEGGQAAATSLIDAGCTAVACASDMMALGAIRAARRLGLSVPGDISVVGFDDSPLIAFTDPPLTTIRQPVTAMGQAAVRALLEEIGGTPAPHSEFVFLPELVVRGSTASAPQGRTSASGRSRSGQDQTGG from the coding sequence GTGACCGCACGGCTAGCTGACATCGCAGCCCAGGCGGGGGTCAGCGAAGCGACGGTCAGCCGCGTCCTCAACGGCAAACCGGGCGTTTCCCCGGCCACCCGCGAGTCCGTCCTCGCCGCGTTGGACCTGCTGGGGTACGAGCGACCCACCAGGCTGCGCCGGCGCAGCGCGGGCCTGGTGGGGCTGATCACCCCCGAGCTGGACAACCCGATCTTCCCGGCGTTCGCCCAGGTCATCGGGGAGGCGCTGACCCGTCAGGGCTACACCCCCGTCCTCGCCACCCAGACCCCCGGCGGCTCGACCGAGGACGAGCTGACCGAGATGCTGGTGGAGCGGGGCGTGGCCGGGATCATCTTCGTCTCGGGCCTGCACGCCGACACCAGCGCCGACACGCAGCGCTACGAGCAACTGCGCGGCAAGGGCGTGCCGTTCGTGATGATCAACGGGTTCTCCCCCAAGGTCCGGGCGCCCTTCGTCTCGTCGGACGACCGCGCCGCGATGCGCCTGGCGGTCACCCACTTGGTCTCGCTGGGCCACGAGCGGATCGGGCTGGCCCTGGGGCCGGCCCGTTTCGTGCCCGTCCAGCGCAAGACGGAGGGGTTCACCGCCAGCCTCCAGGAGCAGCTGGGCATGACGCCGGAGGAGGCGGGGGCCTTCGTCCAGCACTCCCTCTACACCCTGGAGGGCGGCCAGGCCGCCGCCACCTCGCTGATCGACGCCGGCTGCACGGCGGTGGCCTGCGCCAGCGACATGATGGCCCTGGGTGCCATCCGGGCCGCCCGCCGGCTCGGCCTGTCGGTCCCCGGCGACATCTCGGTGGTCGGCTTCGACGACTCCCCGCTGATCGCCTTCACCGACCCGCCCCTGACCACCATCCGCCAACCGGTGACGGCGATGGGGCAGGCGGCCGTGCGGGCGCTGCTGGAGGAGATCGGCGGCACCCCCGCCCCGCACAGCGAGTTCGTCTTCCTGCCCGAACTGGTCGTCCGCGGCTCCACCGCCTCCGCTCCTCAGGGGCGGACGTCGGCCTCGGGGAGGAGCCGGAGCGGACAGGACCAGACCGGGGGATGA
- a CDS encoding phosphatase PAP2 family protein: protein MTTVIPADERGRVPAPRRTVVQRIRAPRRPRIWFEIVLIAVSYWTYSMIRNAVPEQEAQALRNADWLWEVERALGIAVEQSLNHAVNGVTWLIVTMNYYYATLHFVVTIGVLVWLYRRHPGRYAASRTVLFATTAVALLGYYLYPLAPPRLMESVHFIDTVKVHDTWGSMASGNMASVSNQYAAMPSMHIGWSVWCGITIAVLAAPLWVRILGWLYPAVTLVVIVCTANHFWLDAVGGVACLGIGFAVSCLWYGAPAHRLPRMVPASP, encoded by the coding sequence ATGACCACCGTCATTCCGGCAGATGAACGCGGACGTGTTCCGGCGCCGCGCCGAACCGTCGTCCAGCGCATCCGCGCCCCCCGCCGGCCCCGCATCTGGTTCGAGATCGTGCTGATCGCGGTCAGCTACTGGACCTACTCCATGATCCGCAACGCCGTGCCGGAGCAGGAGGCCCAGGCGCTGCGGAACGCCGACTGGCTGTGGGAGGTCGAACGCGCCCTCGGCATCGCCGTCGAGCAGTCGCTCAACCACGCCGTCAACGGCGTCACCTGGCTGATCGTGACGATGAACTACTACTACGCGACGTTGCACTTCGTCGTGACCATCGGCGTGCTGGTGTGGCTCTACCGCAGACACCCCGGCCGCTACGCCGCCTCCCGCACGGTGCTGTTCGCCACCACCGCCGTCGCCCTGCTCGGCTACTACCTCTACCCCCTGGCGCCGCCGCGGCTGATGGAGAGCGTGCACTTCATCGACACCGTGAAGGTCCACGACACCTGGGGCTCGATGGCCTCGGGCAACATGGCGAGCGTCTCCAACCAGTACGCGGCCATGCCCTCGATGCACATCGGCTGGTCGGTGTGGTGCGGCATCACCATCGCCGTGCTCGCCGCGCCGCTGTGGGTGAGGATCCTCGGCTGGCTCTACCCGGCCGTCACCCTCGTCGTGATCGTCTGCACCGCCAACCACTTCTGGCTGGACGCGGTGGGAGGGGTGGCCTGCCTGGGCATAGGCTTCGCCGTCTCCTGCCTGTGGTACGGAGCGCCGGCCCACCGCCTGCCGCGGATGGTGCCGGCCTCACCGTGA
- a CDS encoding antitoxin, whose protein sequence is MGKLGDMAKKAKEMAKGHPDKADQAVDRAERTVDERTGDRYDARTDRAAESVRRSYGGDENRPR, encoded by the coding sequence ATGGGCAAGCTGGGCGACATGGCGAAGAAGGCCAAGGAGATGGCCAAGGGGCACCCCGACAAGGCGGACCAGGCCGTCGACCGGGCCGAGCGGACGGTCGACGAGCGCACCGGGGACCGCTACGACGCCCGGACGGACCGGGCCGCGGAGAGCGTCCGCCGTTCCTACGGCGGCGACGAGAACCGCCCGCGGTAG